In Pseudonocardia sp. C8, one genomic interval encodes:
- a CDS encoding prolyl oligopeptidase family protein: MTNDPHAWLEDVTGSDALRWVTERNARTEEQLTGTPLFTELESGLREVLDSDARIPWVTARGGYYYNFWTDERNPRGLWRRTTPEEYRKERPEWEVLLDLDALNAAEGENWVWHGARFLRPDLDRALVDLSRGGADADVTREFDVTTGDWVPDGFFRPEGKGGAGWIDRDTLWVSTDLGEGTTTSSGYPRIAHRWRRGTPLAEAPVVFEGTVEDLSVSAFRDQTPGYERDFVRRAIDFYADELFLVEGDMLRKVPVPDSAIADVEREWLVLELREDWGRFGAGALLAARFDDVMAGTPSWEVLFAPTASSSLAGYTWTRRHLVLNVLDDVVNRLSVLTPGDDGWSRAPFTGAPEFGSVSVSAVDADTCDDVWLTVTDYLTPSTLAIATVGEQPEVLKSSPAFFDASGHVIEQHFVTSDDGTRVPYFLVRPKDLDLDGTAPTLLYGYGGFEIALTPAYSGGIGRSWLERGGVYAVANLRGGGEYGPRWHRAALRENRPRAYEDMAAVARDLVDRGITSPARLAVQGGSNGGLMAGNMLVRHPELFGAVVIQVPLLDMKRYSHLLAGASWVAEYGDPDTEDWEFIRTFSPYHLIDGSADYPPVILLTSTRDDRVHPGHARKFAAALAEAGHDVTYYENVEGGHGGAADNAQAARMAALAYAFLHRRLRRP, encoded by the coding sequence ATGACGAACGACCCGCACGCCTGGCTCGAGGACGTCACCGGCAGCGACGCCCTGCGGTGGGTGACCGAGCGCAACGCCCGCACCGAGGAGCAGCTGACCGGGACCCCGCTGTTCACCGAGCTGGAGTCGGGCCTGCGCGAGGTGCTGGACTCGGACGCGCGCATCCCGTGGGTCACCGCACGCGGCGGGTACTACTACAACTTCTGGACCGACGAGCGGAACCCGCGCGGCCTGTGGCGGCGCACGACACCCGAGGAGTACCGCAAGGAACGCCCGGAGTGGGAGGTGCTGCTCGACCTCGACGCGCTCAACGCGGCCGAGGGCGAGAACTGGGTGTGGCACGGTGCCCGGTTCCTGCGCCCCGACCTGGACCGGGCCCTGGTCGACCTGTCCCGCGGCGGCGCCGACGCCGACGTCACCCGCGAGTTCGACGTCACGACCGGGGACTGGGTGCCGGACGGCTTCTTCCGGCCCGAGGGCAAGGGCGGCGCCGGCTGGATCGACCGGGACACCCTGTGGGTCTCCACCGACCTCGGTGAGGGGACGACGACGAGCTCCGGCTACCCGCGGATCGCCCACCGGTGGCGGCGCGGAACCCCGCTCGCCGAGGCCCCGGTCGTGTTCGAGGGCACGGTCGAGGACCTGTCCGTGTCGGCGTTCCGCGACCAGACCCCCGGCTACGAGCGCGACTTCGTGCGGCGCGCGATCGACTTCTACGCCGACGAGCTGTTCCTGGTCGAGGGCGACATGCTGCGCAAGGTGCCGGTCCCGGACTCGGCGATCGCCGACGTCGAGCGCGAGTGGCTGGTCCTGGAGCTGCGCGAGGACTGGGGGCGGTTCGGCGCCGGGGCGCTGCTCGCCGCCCGGTTCGACGACGTCATGGCCGGCACCCCGAGCTGGGAGGTGCTGTTCGCGCCGACCGCGTCGTCGTCGCTCGCCGGCTACACCTGGACCCGGCGCCACCTCGTGCTGAACGTGCTCGACGACGTCGTCAACAGGCTGTCCGTCCTCACCCCCGGCGACGACGGCTGGTCCCGCGCGCCGTTCACCGGGGCACCGGAGTTCGGCAGCGTCTCGGTGTCCGCCGTGGACGCCGACACCTGCGACGACGTCTGGCTCACCGTCACCGACTACCTCACGCCGTCGACGCTGGCGATCGCGACGGTCGGGGAGCAGCCGGAGGTGCTGAAGAGCTCACCCGCGTTCTTCGACGCGTCCGGGCACGTGATCGAGCAGCACTTCGTGACCAGCGACGACGGCACCCGCGTCCCGTACTTCCTGGTCCGGCCGAAGGATCTCGACCTCGACGGCACCGCCCCCACCCTGCTCTACGGCTACGGCGGCTTCGAGATCGCGCTGACCCCCGCCTACTCCGGGGGGATCGGCCGGTCCTGGCTGGAACGCGGCGGCGTGTACGCCGTCGCGAACCTCCGCGGCGGCGGCGAGTACGGCCCCCGCTGGCACCGCGCCGCGCTGCGGGAGAACCGGCCGCGCGCCTACGAGGACATGGCCGCCGTCGCCCGCGACCTGGTGGACCGCGGGATCACCTCGCCGGCGCGGCTCGCCGTGCAGGGCGGCAGCAACGGCGGCCTGATGGCCGGGAACATGCTGGTCCGCCACCCGGAGCTGTTCGGAGCGGTCGTGATCCAGGTGCCGCTGCTGGACATGAAGCGCTACAGCCACCTGCTCGCCGGCGCGTCCTGGGTCGCCGAGTACGGCGACCCGGACACCGAGGACTGGGAGTTCATCCGGACCTTCTCGCCGTACCACCTGATCGACGGGTCCGCCGACTACCCGCCGGTCATCCTGCTGACGTCCACCCGGGACGACCGGGTCCACCCCGGGCACGCGCGCAAGTTCGCGGCGGCGCTCGCCGAGGCCGGCCACGACGTCACCTACTACGAGAACGTCGAGGGCGGCCACGGCGGCGCCGCGGACAACGCCCAGGCGGCCCGGATGGCCGCGCTGGCGTACGCGTTCCTTCATCGGCGGCTGCGCCGCCCGTGA